A window of the Dyadobacter pollutisoli genome harbors these coding sequences:
- the dprA gene encoding DNA-processing protein DprA produces the protein MLQSAEDEKVFTLALIHTAGIGSVTIRQLISYCGGASHVFLADYKQLIKIPGVGDKVVKAILAKRTLTMAEKELENCNRSGIDLHFFTDPTYPARLKPLYDAPVVLYTKGKFDFNTAISIGIVGTRQISDYGKSVTETIIKDLEPYKAMVVSGLAYGVDITAHRACLKYNLPTLGVMASGLDVIYPAGHQRTGLEMQENGGLVTENALGTKPDFMRFPARNRIIAGLSDVTVVVESAKKGGSLITVEFAQNYHRDVYAVPGMIGSGQSEGCNYLIRDHKASIFTSVEDMVAAMGWGLETEKPDTIPTVQAQCSFEGFTQDEGQILALLKQKGAVQIDELAWQSGMHQNKLATLLLNLEFQGMVRSLPGKKYGLM, from the coding sequence ATGTTACAATCTGCCGAAGACGAAAAAGTCTTTACCCTGGCGCTTATCCACACGGCCGGAATCGGTTCAGTTACGATCCGCCAGCTCATTAGTTACTGCGGTGGCGCTTCCCACGTATTCCTTGCCGATTACAAACAACTCATCAAAATCCCCGGTGTAGGCGATAAGGTAGTCAAAGCTATTTTAGCCAAAAGAACGCTCACAATGGCTGAAAAGGAACTGGAAAACTGCAACCGATCAGGCATTGATCTGCATTTTTTCACGGATCCAACCTATCCGGCGCGATTGAAACCTTTATATGACGCACCGGTCGTGCTGTATACCAAAGGCAAATTTGACTTTAATACAGCTATCAGCATTGGTATTGTGGGAACCAGGCAAATCAGTGATTACGGAAAATCGGTGACCGAAACCATTATCAAAGACCTTGAACCCTATAAGGCAATGGTCGTCAGCGGCCTCGCTTACGGTGTGGACATTACTGCGCACCGCGCTTGCCTCAAATACAATTTACCTACATTGGGTGTGATGGCCAGTGGGCTGGACGTGATCTATCCGGCTGGGCATCAGCGCACTGGCCTGGAAATGCAGGAAAACGGAGGGCTTGTAACCGAAAACGCATTGGGTACCAAGCCTGATTTTATGAGATTTCCTGCCCGAAACCGAATTATTGCTGGCCTGAGTGATGTTACTGTAGTTGTGGAATCAGCCAAAAAGGGAGGAAGCCTGATCACGGTGGAGTTTGCTCAAAATTATCATCGGGATGTTTACGCGGTTCCGGGCATGATCGGGAGCGGGCAATCCGAGGGCTGCAACTATCTGATCAGGGACCATAAAGCATCTATTTTTACTTCGGTAGAGGATATGGTGGCGGCAATGGGTTGGGGATTGGAAACTGAAAAGCCGGATACAATTCCTACGGTGCAGGCCCAATGCAGTTTCGAAGGATTTACTCAGGACGAGGGGCAGATACTTGCACTTTTAAAACAAAAAGGGGCCGTTCAGATCGATGAGCTGGCCTGGCAGTCGGGCATGCACCAGAACAAACTGGCAACGTTGCTTTTGAATCTGGAATTTCAGGGAATGGTCCGGTCATTACCGGGCAAAAAATATGGGTTAATGTAA